ACCCAAAAGGCTACGCGGTGGCGCGGCCCGTTCGCGTCCGGAGCGGCGGCCACGCCCGCAGCGGCCTGCGGATGCGACCCGCCCGGACGCCCAGCACGCTGGACGGATGAGCAACACACCGGTGATCGCAGCCGTCGACGGATCCGAACACAGCCTCAGGGCCCTGGAGTGGGCGAGGGCCGCAGCCGTCCGGCACGGTACCGGGCTGATGATCGCCCATGTTCTGCCCGACCACGCCCAGTTGTATGCGGGCCGCCGGTCGGCGCTGCACGACGCCTCGCAGCCGAAGGAGTTCGCCGACCCCGTGAAGGACTGGGTTCGGGCCCTGCTCGGCGGCGGCTCCGAGCTGCCCGAGGGGGTCCAGTACGAGGCGCTGGAAGGCTCCGTCCCCGAGGCGCTGCGGGTGATCGGGGCGGAGGCTTTGATGCTGGTGATGGGCTCCCGGGGCCGCGGCGGCTTCGCCACCCTCCTGCTCGGCTCCAACAGCCGGGCCGTGGCGGCCACGGCGCCCTGCCCGGTGGTGGTGGTCCCGCACGCGGAGCGCACCGCCGGGGCCTCGGAGGCCGCGCAGGAGTCCGCCGGGCGGGTGGTGCTCGGGCTGCACGCCGCCGAGACGCCCGACGACGTGGTGACCTTCGCCTTCGCGGAGGCCGCCGCGCGGGGGACCACCGTCCAGGTGGTCTCCGCGTACGCCGTCCCGCCCGCGCCGAACCTGATCATCGACGCCCCCTTCGAGGTGATCCCGCCGGAGGGGCTGGCGGACGACGGGGACGCCGTGCCGGCCGAGCGGGAGATGCTGCGGTCCCAGACGGACCGGCTGGCGCCGTTCCGCCCCCGCTACCCGGACGTCCGGGTCGAGCAGGCCGCGGTCCCCGGCGACGCGGCGGGCCGGCTGGTCACCGCCTCCGCGTCGGCGGCGCTGGTCGTGGTCGGCCGCCACCACCCGAGGCGCCGCCCCAGGTCGCTCTTCATGGGCTCGGTGGCGCATGCGGTGCTGCAGCACGCGCAGGGCCCGGTAGCAGTGGTCCCGACCCTCAAGGACGACGCCTAATGGGAGCTACGGAACCGGGGAATGCTCGGTTCCGTAGCCGCCAGCTGGTGAGCACTTTCGACGCCGGAGCCTTCGAGCTCTGAGGTCAGACCGTGCCCTTGCTGGTCGGCCGGGAGGCCAGACCGCTGATGGGGTGGCGTGCCCGCCCCACGGGGCGTGAGCACTGGATCCATTAGGCCGCGTGCCGTGCCTTCCGCAGGCTGCACCGCTGGGTGAAGTACGTGACCGGGGAGGGTCTGTTGCTGCTGATCGGTGATGACTGGGCCGAGGACCACCATGATGTCGAGGTCCAGGACGAGACCGGCCGGAAACTGGCCGCCGCGAACCTGCCCGAAGGAGTGGCGGGCATCGCGAAACTGCACGAACTCGTCGCCCGCCACGGCGGTGAGGACCTGGACCCGGCCGGCGTCGTGGTCGCAATCGAGACCGACCGCGGCTCTTGGGTGCAGGCCCTGATCGCCTCCGGCTACCAGGTGTTCGCGGTCAACCCCCGGCAGGTCAACCGCTTCAAGGAACGGTATGGCTCCTCCGGAGCCAAGAGCGACAAGGGCGACGCGCACGCGCTCGCCGACATGGTCCGCATCGACCGGGCCCAGCTGCGGCCGGTGGCCGGCGACAGCGAGGCGGCCCAGGCCGTCAAGGTCGTCGCCCGCGCCCACCAGACCCTCATCTGGGAACGCACCCGCACCTTCCAGCGGCTGCGCACCACACTGCGCGAGTACTTCCCCGCCGCCCTGAACGCCTACTCGGACCTGACCCTGACCAGCACCGACGCGCTGGAACTGCTGATCAAGGCACCCACCCCGGCCACGGCGGCGAAGCTGACCCGCACCCAGA
Above is a genomic segment from Streptomyces sp. NBC_01233 containing:
- a CDS encoding universal stress protein, with the translated sequence MSNTPVIAAVDGSEHSLRALEWARAAAVRHGTGLMIAHVLPDHAQLYAGRRSALHDASQPKEFADPVKDWVRALLGGGSELPEGVQYEALEGSVPEALRVIGAEALMLVMGSRGRGGFATLLLGSNSRAVAATAPCPVVVVPHAERTAGASEAAQESAGRVVLGLHAAETPDDVVTFAFAEAAARGTTVQVVSAYAVPPAPNLIIDAPFEVIPPEGLADDGDAVPAEREMLRSQTDRLAPFRPRYPDVRVEQAAVPGDAAGRLVTASASAALVVVGRHHPRRRPRSLFMGSVAHAVLQHAQGPVAVVPTLKDDA